The following are encoded together in the Elusimicrobiaceae bacterium genome:
- a CDS encoding UDP-N-acetylglucosamine--N-acetylmuramyl-(pentapeptide) pyrophosphoryl-undecaprenol N-acetylglucosamine transferase — protein sequence MKNKRFMIAAGGTGGHFYPGFSLGRTLNQQGCAVLFIVRRGDSSCEVLKEAKLKYQEIDICALPRSINPLKHIRFMWHFIKALRQTNQAITQFKPQVSIGTGGYVSFPLVFISWLKGIKTAVHDSNTKIGLSNKVCARFVNVLLLGLPTHKKMPRSVLVGTPIRKEFAEPINRNKVLKDLGLNPSFQTVLLFGGSQGAKALNAALINAVKKLVAENDDIQFIHISGTRWYQTIVNRYGKVNRVQILPYSNEIYDLIQASDLVVCRSGAGTLAELICCKKPALLVPLPTAAANHQFYNAKILQSVGCAALVQEGPQLQEELYTLMDRILNSANNSILQTMKANYAKLDLPDPLTAAERITELLKNI from the coding sequence ATGAAAAACAAACGTTTTATGATTGCTGCCGGCGGAACAGGCGGCCATTTTTATCCGGGATTTTCCTTAGGGAGAACGTTAAATCAACAAGGTTGCGCCGTTCTCTTTATCGTGAGGAGGGGGGATTCTTCTTGTGAGGTTTTGAAAGAGGCTAAACTAAAGTATCAAGAAATTGATATCTGCGCTTTGCCGCGTTCCATTAATCCTTTGAAACACATTCGTTTTATGTGGCATTTTATAAAGGCTTTACGACAAACAAATCAAGCAATCACTCAATTTAAGCCGCAAGTATCTATTGGTACGGGAGGATATGTATCGTTTCCGCTGGTCTTTATATCGTGGCTGAAAGGAATTAAAACAGCCGTTCACGATTCCAATACTAAAATTGGTTTATCCAACAAAGTCTGTGCCCGTTTTGTTAATGTATTATTGCTAGGGTTGCCTACGCATAAAAAAATGCCGCGTAGTGTGTTGGTGGGAACGCCTATCCGCAAAGAATTTGCCGAACCGATAAATCGCAACAAAGTATTAAAAGATTTAGGGCTTAATCCTTCTTTTCAGACGGTTCTGCTGTTTGGGGGAAGTCAAGGGGCAAAGGCCTTGAATGCGGCCTTAATAAATGCCGTAAAAAAGCTGGTAGCTGAAAATGACGATATTCAGTTTATACATATCAGCGGGACCCGTTGGTATCAAACTATCGTCAATCGTTATGGTAAAGTAAATCGCGTACAAATTTTGCCTTATTCTAATGAAATTTATGATCTGATCCAAGCCAGCGATTTGGTGGTATGTCGTAGCGGGGCGGGGACATTGGCAGAGTTGATTTGCTGTAAAAAACCGGCTCTCTTGGTACCGTTGCCGACGGCTGCCGCTAATCATCAGTTTTATAATGCTAAGATTTTGCAGAGTGTTGGATGTGCTGCGTTGGTGCAGGAAGGCCCCCAATTACAGGAAGAGTTATACACATTGATGGACCGGATTTTGAACTCGGCGAACAATTCCATATTGCAAACGATGAAAGCCAATTATGCCAAACTGGATTTACCCGATCCTTTAACTGCCGCAGAACGAATAACGGAGTTGCTTAAAAACATATGA
- a CDS encoding UDP-N-acetylmuramoyl-tripeptide--D-alanyl-D-alanine ligase: MKLNLSLTKLASVIKGALHTAEPNRIIQSFVTDSRVIASGDSFWALKGATHDGHQFIEQAVKQGATLIIGEENRIPVLPPQVSSITVKNSLIALQELAKYHRLNHTLKIAAITGSNGKSTTKQMLKSICSQAGETVANMGNFNNQFGVPFSLLEIQTKHEYGVFELGASHPGDITETASLVVPDVAVITNVSAAHLAFFKDVETVYKTKTEIVDCMAPSGTLVYNSDDEMLARLNDYKGKRISFGFNPQADLRILDTEGFAFTYKNTAYVIGLNLQRHDKLNAAAACAAAIGLGLFMDEIKKGLLSYTPMPMRMERMKRGNTQFILDCYNANPASMKNALEILGHTADSPRIAVLGDMKELGETSKNFHRLIARWLLDNRIDYAFLAGAEMKHAADVLQGNTSLRWYYGETPQVWTASLQKLLQEKGGVCLLKASRSMQFENLLKEI; the protein is encoded by the coding sequence ATGAAATTAAACTTATCTTTAACCAAATTGGCTTCTGTTATAAAGGGCGCCTTACACACTGCCGAGCCTAATCGGATCATACAGTCTTTTGTGACAGATAGCCGAGTAATTGCCAGCGGAGATAGCTTTTGGGCCTTAAAAGGGGCTACGCATGACGGTCATCAATTTATTGAGCAGGCTGTGAAACAAGGTGCTACGCTGATTATCGGAGAAGAAAACCGTATCCCTGTTTTGCCTCCGCAAGTATCCAGCATTACCGTAAAGAATAGTTTAATAGCATTGCAGGAATTGGCCAAATACCACCGCTTAAATCACACCCTCAAAATAGCTGCCATTACCGGTTCTAACGGGAAAAGCACGACTAAACAAATGCTTAAATCTATTTGTAGCCAAGCGGGAGAAACCGTGGCTAATATGGGAAATTTTAACAATCAATTTGGCGTTCCGTTTTCCTTGTTAGAGATACAAACCAAACACGAATATGGTGTGTTTGAATTGGGGGCTTCTCATCCGGGTGACATCACGGAAACAGCTTCTTTAGTAGTACCGGATGTAGCGGTGATTACCAATGTGTCAGCCGCGCATTTGGCATTCTTTAAAGATGTAGAGACGGTATATAAAACGAAAACGGAAATAGTGGATTGTATGGCACCGTCGGGCACATTAGTATATAATAGTGATGACGAGATGTTGGCCCGTTTGAATGATTACAAAGGCAAGCGTATTAGTTTTGGATTTAATCCGCAGGCAGACCTGCGTATCTTAGACACAGAAGGTTTTGCGTTTACTTACAAAAATACGGCCTACGTAATTGGCTTGAATTTACAACGCCATGATAAACTCAATGCCGCGGCGGCTTGTGCAGCCGCTATAGGGCTTGGACTGTTTATGGATGAAATAAAAAAGGGACTACTCTCTTATACGCCAATGCCTATGCGTATGGAACGCATGAAACGCGGAAATACACAGTTTATTTTAGATTGTTATAATGCTAATCCGGCTAGTATGAAAAATGCCTTGGAAATTTTGGGCCATACCGCAGATTCACCGCGCATTGCAGTGCTGGGGGATATGAAAGAATTAGGAGAAACCTCTAAGAACTTTCACCGCTTAATTGCCCGCTGGTTATTAGACAACCGGATTGATTATGCCTTTTTAGCAGGTGCAGAAATGAAACACGCGGCAGATGTATTACAAGGAAATACTTCGCTGCGTTGGTACTACGGAGAAACCCCACAAGTATGGACGGCTTCTTTACAAAAACTACTTCAAGAAAAAGGCGGCGTATGCTTGCTGAAGGCTTCCAGAAGTATGCAATTTGAAAATCTACTTAAGGAGATCTAA
- a CDS encoding cell division protein FtsL: MKLFKIVFIISIITFGIVMMRIEVARSGRTIGKLQNEVEIKEARNQYLKLEEARLGGPQTIEPLAQEKLKLRRTPPQSVVVLDK, translated from the coding sequence ATGAAACTATTCAAAATCGTATTTATCATCAGTATTATCACCTTTGGAATTGTCATGATGCGCATAGAAGTAGCCCGCTCCGGCCGAACGATTGGTAAATTACAAAACGAAGTGGAAATTAAAGAAGCGCGTAATCAGTACCTAAAATTAGAAGAAGCACGTCTGGGCGGTCCGCAGACTATCGAACCCTTGGCACAAGAGAAATTAAAATTGCGTCGTACACCGCCGCAATCGGTTGTGGTATTGGATAAATAA
- a CDS encoding penicillin-binding protein 2, protein MLKKKTPFMYDAKARMKLCGIICLVAPLIIMGRLFYMQTFQHDKFVSKAERSIYDYLKEDRLRGQIYDVRGRSLAESVRTHSCGISKKYVKDPAKTQEFLINTLGISRKDLERKWSRKDSKFFFVAKKIKPDVYMNLAPVLHTTLGQGLEVTPEYERIHPYGDSAIDLLGAANSKNLGLSGLELMFNDELSQDISKRRAKRARRGEVIYNRSLKEEKSVGSLYLTIDMLAQYYAETALAKAVKDYEPEHGIIVVQQPQTGRILAAASYPQKDGQSLPFQFTYEPGSTFKTIAITAALDAGTVSINDSIDMSGRNWEIARGVVVKDKQHKQEELTIPEIMALSSNIGAGKIALELGAKNLFYYIKAFGFGTKTDINFTGESKGYVPPYNQWTKVDTATKGYGYGISLTPIQLISAYSAIANGGWLLQPHLIDRIEYADGRKEVKAKVQKIRRVIKPETVEIMKKVLEHVVLEGSGKKAQIPGYSVAGKTGTAEKLDKEGGYAKRRHVVSFCGFTPIGDPQFTILIILDNPAKYTFGGTAAAPVFKEVAEGLLSMQAVAPDKPEELVKQNK, encoded by the coding sequence ATGCTGAAGAAGAAAACCCCTTTTATGTATGATGCCAAAGCCCGCATGAAACTATGCGGAATCATTTGTTTGGTGGCACCGCTCATCATTATGGGGCGTTTGTTTTATATGCAGACTTTTCAGCACGATAAATTTGTCAGTAAAGCGGAACGCTCTATTTACGATTACTTAAAAGAAGATCGCCTGCGCGGTCAAATTTATGACGTGCGAGGCCGTTCTTTGGCGGAATCGGTGCGAACTCATTCGTGCGGAATCAGTAAGAAATATGTTAAAGATCCAGCCAAAACACAAGAATTTCTGATAAATACTTTGGGAATTTCACGTAAAGATTTAGAACGGAAGTGGAGCCGCAAGGATAGTAAATTTTTCTTCGTGGCTAAAAAAATAAAGCCTGATGTGTATATGAATTTGGCACCGGTATTACACACCACATTAGGTCAAGGACTAGAAGTGACTCCGGAATATGAGCGCATTCACCCGTACGGGGATAGTGCGATTGACCTATTGGGTGCAGCCAATTCTAAAAATTTAGGACTTTCCGGCTTAGAACTGATGTTTAATGATGAGTTAAGTCAGGATATTAGTAAACGCCGCGCTAAGCGTGCCCGTCGGGGAGAAGTGATTTATAATCGCAGTTTGAAAGAAGAAAAATCGGTGGGTAGTTTGTATTTAACAATTGATATGTTGGCGCAATATTATGCGGAAACGGCTTTAGCTAAAGCGGTTAAAGATTATGAGCCGGAACACGGCATTATTGTGGTACAACAGCCCCAAACCGGACGTATTTTGGCCGCCGCTTCCTATCCGCAAAAAGATGGTCAGTCCTTACCTTTTCAATTCACTTACGAACCGGGTTCTACTTTCAAGACAATTGCCATTACCGCTGCTTTAGATGCCGGTACAGTGTCTATTAATGATTCCATTGACATGAGTGGTCGCAATTGGGAAATTGCTCGGGGAGTGGTGGTAAAAGACAAACAACATAAACAAGAGGAATTGACAATTCCTGAAATTATGGCCTTATCCTCCAACATCGGGGCCGGTAAAATAGCTTTGGAATTAGGGGCCAAAAATTTGTTTTACTATATTAAGGCATTTGGATTTGGCACTAAAACAGATATCAATTTTACCGGGGAATCAAAAGGATATGTACCGCCCTATAACCAATGGACGAAGGTAGATACTGCCACCAAAGGTTACGGTTATGGTATTTCTTTAACTCCCATTCAGTTGATTAGTGCTTACTCGGCTATTGCCAACGGCGGTTGGCTGTTACAACCGCATTTAATAGACCGTATTGAATATGCCGACGGCCGCAAAGAAGTTAAAGCCAAAGTGCAAAAAATTCGCCGTGTCATTAAACCGGAAACCGTTGAAATTATGAAAAAAGTGTTGGAGCACGTCGTATTAGAAGGGTCCGGTAAAAAAGCTCAAATACCCGGTTACAGCGTGGCCGGCAAAACCGGAACGGCAGAAAAATTAGATAAAGAAGGCGGCTATGCCAAGCGGCGACACGTGGTATCATTTTGCGGTTTTACTCCCATTGGAGATCCGCAATTTACGATTTTGATTATTTTAGATAATCCTGCCAAATACACCTTTGGTGGTACGGCAGCGGCTCCGGTATTTAAGGAAGTAGCAGAGGGATTGTTATCCATGCAAGCGGTTGCACCGGACAAGCCGGAAGAACTAGTGAAACAAAACAAATAA
- the rsmG gene encoding 16S rRNA (guanine(527)-N(7))-methyltransferase RsmG → MRQKLNNFALGLGLTITDTAWDILAQYVDLVWGKKEVLNLTSVADKNEIFTRHIADAFPVAGICKHLPANSLAADMGSGAGYIGITMAVLCPHVRVTLVESLQKRCTFLNWAVLKLGLKNVTVSNIRLGQDTAGSFDLVTERAMGQINDILPLLAPCVKKGGTLAAYQSQPGQANEALVTRLGIQAQNPIQYILPDEMKIRYLAVFSSWI, encoded by the coding sequence ATGCGTCAAAAGTTGAATAATTTTGCCCTTGGACTAGGCCTTACAATTACCGATACGGCATGGGACATATTGGCCCAATACGTAGATTTGGTTTGGGGAAAAAAAGAAGTATTGAATTTGACCAGCGTAGCTGATAAAAATGAGATTTTTACTCGTCATATTGCGGATGCTTTCCCCGTGGCCGGTATATGCAAGCATTTACCTGCAAACAGCCTGGCGGCTGATATGGGAAGCGGAGCCGGATATATTGGAATTACAATGGCGGTTCTTTGTCCGCACGTGCGAGTAACCTTGGTGGAAAGTTTGCAAAAACGCTGTACTTTTTTGAATTGGGCTGTCTTGAAACTGGGGTTAAAAAATGTGACAGTTTCTAATATCCGTTTGGGACAGGATACAGCGGGCAGCTTTGATTTAGTAACTGAGCGTGCTATGGGACAGATTAATGATATATTGCCGCTACTGGCTCCTTGTGTAAAAAAGGGGGGGACATTGGCTGCCTATCAAAGTCAACCCGGGCAAGCAAACGAGGCTTTAGTAACTCGTCTAGGCATACAAGCTCAAAATCCGATACAATATATCTTACCGGATGAAATGAAAATACGATATTTGGCGGTATTCTCATCATGGATATAA
- the ftsW gene encoding putative lipid II flippase FtsW has translation MAILYHKSASGRATGHSLSGADREGRYSFGKKPRKETPAWQWLQIDKKLAFICFFFLCFGLIFTYSSSAFDSTAYFKRQLIFDLIGVAAALFLSQTYTRIQAHIKPIWLMYITWILLVIVLFTQPIANVHRWINLGFFNLQPSEVAKVTLVIYIADYLSQVQGKLARNWRLLVKPLLISGITFALISKAPDLGTVMLMAVVVMMMLFVAGARLKYLLVLGVCAVPYVLYQLIFYTYRLERVLSFLNPEAQAQKAGYQLWQSMIAVGSGGWFGKGLGNSELKLEYLPAAHTDFIFSIMSEELGLIRLLIIILLFCWLLGRGIGLARLCKNSFHSLLIFGLTITICGQAFFNMAMAIGLLPTKGIPLPFFSYGGSSVIMTLVMMGIIANLAAQASAPKNRYAEETTDYRARNR, from the coding sequence ATGGCTATTTTATATCATAAATCCGCATCCGGACGAGCGACGGGGCATTCTCTCAGTGGAGCAGACAGAGAGGGGCGCTATTCTTTTGGCAAAAAACCCCGCAAAGAAACTCCGGCTTGGCAATGGTTGCAGATAGATAAAAAATTAGCTTTTATTTGCTTTTTCTTTTTATGTTTTGGATTAATTTTCACCTATTCTTCTTCGGCCTTTGACTCCACGGCGTACTTTAAGCGACAACTGATTTTTGATCTAATAGGGGTGGCGGCCGCTTTGTTTTTAAGCCAGACTTACACGCGTATCCAAGCGCATATCAAACCCATTTGGCTGATGTATATCACTTGGATTTTATTAGTGATAGTGTTGTTTACGCAGCCTATTGCCAACGTGCATCGTTGGATTAATTTAGGTTTTTTCAATTTGCAACCTTCCGAAGTAGCCAAAGTAACTTTGGTGATTTATATTGCCGATTATTTAAGCCAAGTACAAGGCAAATTAGCTCGAAATTGGCGGCTGCTTGTAAAACCGCTACTTATTAGCGGTATTACATTTGCTCTTATTTCAAAAGCACCGGACTTGGGAACGGTTATGTTAATGGCCGTGGTAGTGATGATGATGTTGTTTGTGGCGGGGGCCCGTCTAAAATATCTATTGGTGTTAGGTGTATGCGCGGTGCCCTATGTGTTGTATCAATTAATTTTTTATACGTACCGGTTGGAACGTGTATTGTCCTTCTTAAATCCGGAAGCTCAGGCGCAAAAAGCGGGGTATCAGTTGTGGCAATCCATGATTGCGGTGGGTTCCGGCGGTTGGTTTGGAAAAGGGCTTGGAAATAGCGAACTGAAATTAGAGTATTTACCGGCCGCTCATACAGATTTTATCTTTTCCATCATGAGTGAGGAATTAGGACTTATCCGCTTGCTGATTATCATCTTGTTATTCTGCTGGTTATTGGGTAGAGGAATTGGGCTGGCACGTCTTTGTAAAAATAGTTTCCATAGCTTACTCATTTTTGGACTTACCATTACGATTTGCGGTCAAGCTTTCTTTAATATGGCTATGGCAATTGGCCTATTGCCTACCAAAGGGATTCCGTTGCCCTTTTTCTCTTACGGCGGATCTTCAGTAATTATGACGTTGGTGATGATGGGGATCATTGCCAATTTGGCGGCGCAAGCATCTGCCCCCAAAAACCGTTACGCAGAAGAGACGACGGATTATCGTGCGAGGAATAGATAA
- the rsmH gene encoding 16S rRNA (cytosine(1402)-N(4))-methyltransferase RsmH, with protein sequence MQEIWTHIPILAKEIAAILLTQPNGVYMDGTLGLGGHSKLFLSHLGPQARLFGFDKDEQALQMAKRNVADDRLTAVHASYTQAREVLDQYGVKDVNGALFDLGLSSYQLDNPARGFSLLRDGPLDMRFDLDSSLTAEEIVNEWGLAELERILTEYGEESHAHAIAMAIMASRRQERITTTGQLKKLVESVVHGRGKIHPATQTFQALRIAVNEELKCVEQMISLLPQVIGVGGRAAVLTFHSLEDRLVKRRFKELVAGGQWQLVNKHVIVPSYEEIRQNSRARSAKLRVIEKIK encoded by the coding sequence ATGCAAGAGATATGGACTCATATTCCTATTTTAGCTAAGGAAATTGCGGCCATTCTATTAACCCAGCCCAATGGGGTATATATGGACGGTACTTTAGGACTGGGGGGACATAGTAAATTATTTTTGAGCCACTTAGGGCCGCAAGCACGTTTATTTGGATTTGACAAAGATGAGCAAGCCTTGCAAATGGCTAAACGTAATGTAGCGGATGATCGCTTGACCGCGGTGCATGCTTCCTATACGCAAGCACGGGAAGTGTTAGATCAGTATGGAGTGAAGGATGTAAACGGCGCTCTGTTTGATTTGGGGCTTAGCTCCTACCAATTAGATAATCCTGCCAGAGGGTTTAGTTTGTTACGAGACGGGCCGCTGGATATGCGTTTTGATTTAGATTCTTCCTTAACGGCAGAAGAAATAGTGAATGAGTGGGGCTTGGCTGAATTAGAACGGATTTTGACAGAATATGGCGAAGAATCTCATGCCCATGCCATTGCTATGGCTATTATGGCCAGCCGCCGGCAAGAAAGGATTACTACGACCGGACAACTCAAAAAATTAGTAGAGAGTGTGGTGCACGGACGCGGGAAAATTCATCCGGCTACTCAAACTTTTCAAGCCTTACGCATTGCGGTCAATGAGGAATTAAAATGCGTTGAACAAATGATTTCTTTGTTGCCGCAGGTGATAGGTGTGGGTGGGAGAGCAGCGGTACTAACCTTTCATTCTTTGGAAGACCGTTTGGTTAAACGCCGTTTCAAAGAGTTAGTGGCTGGTGGCCAATGGCAACTGGTTAATAAACATGTTATTGTGCCGTCCTATGAAGAAATTCGGCAAAATTCACGTGCACGTAGTGCAAAATTAAGAGTCATTGAGAAAATAAAATGA
- a CDS encoding phospho-N-acetylmuramoyl-pentapeptide-transferase, with product MLYYLSLFTDDISFLNIFNYITFRTGGAIVTSFVLSLIFGPSLIAKLRAFKVQQIEREYGPASHLAKNGTPTMGGLLILFTLLISVFFWARLDSPYVRLMLFTTVSLAFAGILDDYTKLVKRNPEGIPSSVKLTIQLITAVGVVGYLAFNPPNGEYATSLIIPYVSKTFIDLSAFYLAFSMLIIVGASNATNLTDGLDGLASGCMVFAAITYAVFAYLAGNINFADYLKIIYVPGAGEISVFLGALVGACLGFLWFNAYPANVFMGDTSSLFLGGVLGTAALCVKQELLLPIAGGIFVLETVSVMLQMGYFKLTHGKRLFKMAPIHHHFELCGIPESKVIVRFWITGAMLMLLALASLKIR from the coding sequence ATGCTATATTATTTGTCTTTATTTACCGACGATATTAGTTTTTTAAATATCTTCAACTACATTACATTCCGCACCGGTGGCGCGATTGTGACTTCTTTTGTGCTCTCGCTGATTTTTGGACCCAGTTTGATTGCTAAATTGCGTGCTTTCAAAGTGCAACAAATTGAGCGGGAATATGGTCCGGCCTCTCATTTGGCTAAAAATGGTACTCCGACCATGGGGGGATTACTCATCTTGTTCACTTTACTGATTAGTGTGTTCTTTTGGGCACGGTTGGACAGCCCGTATGTCAGACTCATGTTATTTACGACGGTCAGTTTGGCGTTTGCCGGCATCTTGGATGATTACACTAAATTGGTCAAACGTAACCCAGAAGGCATTCCTTCTTCTGTAAAATTAACGATTCAACTCATTACAGCTGTGGGAGTAGTAGGCTATTTGGCTTTTAATCCTCCCAACGGGGAATATGCCACTTCTTTGATTATTCCTTATGTCAGCAAAACCTTTATTGACCTATCTGCATTTTATTTAGCGTTTTCAATGTTAATCATTGTAGGCGCTTCCAATGCAACTAATCTGACCGATGGATTAGACGGGTTAGCCAGCGGATGTATGGTTTTTGCGGCAATTACTTATGCGGTATTTGCTTATTTGGCCGGTAACATAAATTTTGCAGACTATTTGAAAATCATTTATGTGCCGGGTGCCGGGGAAATTTCCGTATTTTTAGGAGCATTGGTCGGTGCTTGTTTGGGATTTTTGTGGTTTAATGCTTATCCGGCCAATGTGTTTATGGGAGATACCAGCTCCTTGTTTTTAGGGGGAGTCTTGGGAACAGCAGCTTTGTGTGTTAAACAAGAATTATTGCTCCCTATCGCCGGCGGTATTTTTGTATTAGAAACTGTTTCTGTAATGTTACAAATGGGATATTTTAAGTTGACACATGGGAAACGTTTATTCAAAATGGCTCCCATTCATCATCATTTTGAATTGTGCGGTATTCCGGAGTCAAAAGTAATTGTCAGATTTTGGATTACCGGGGCAATGTTAATGTTGCTGGCATTAGCTTCCCTAAAAATACGTTAA